The Acinetobacter chinensis genomic sequence CCATTGGGCATCAGCAACTGTTTCATCCGGATGGTGAAGCTGCATCTGCACTGGCAGCTGAAGTCATGGGCAGTAATTATGTATTAAGTACATTTACCAATACCGACCTGCATCAGCTGAAAAAAGAAAATCCGAATAAATGGTTTCAGCTGTACTGGCAGGGAAACAGGGAGAAGTCACTGGCTTTACTGAAACTTGCTGAACAGCATGATTTCAAAGCGATTGTGATTACGGTGGATGCACCACATAAAGGCATCCGCGACCGTGAGCGCCAGGCATTCTTTGAACTGCCTGAAGGTATGCAGCACCCACATACCCCTGCACATATCCCCCTCCCGGAAATTACGGAACATCAGCACCCTGTTTTTGATGGGCTGATGCAGATTGCACCTAAATGGGCAGACATTGAATATATTATTTCTCAGACCAGACTGCCTGTCATATTAAAAGGAATTCTCCATCCTCTTGATGCAAAAAAAGCAGTCGAACTGGGTGTCAAAAGTCTGATTATTTCCAATCACGGCGGACGTGTTCTGGATACCTCCATTTCACCCCTGACTGCATTACAGAATATAAAAGCCGTTGTACCTGAAGATTTTCCTTTATTGCTCGATGGTGGTATCCGTCGGGGTACAGATGTATTCAAAGCTTTGGCAATGGGTGCATCTGCGGTACTGATCGGTCGCCCTGCCATGTATGGTTTAGCAGTTGCAGGCGCTTTAGGCGTTGCACATGTCCTGAAAATTTTAAAAGAAGAATTTGAAATTACTATGGCATTAATGGGAACAGCTACCGTAGCCGAGATTAATTCAGAATATATTTCTCACAAATAAGCCTTTTTAAGGAAATAATTTTCCAGAATGTTCTGAATGATGCAAATTAAGGAAATTATTCCCGCAGAGAGTGTTTTAGAATTAATCTAAAGTCAGACCCTGTACACGTTTTAAGACTTCGGGCTTATGCTGCTCAAAAAGCACATAAGTTGATGCAAATTAAAGTAAAATTTCATCAGAACTTACTTGTAAATGGGTCAAATAGACACAATCTATACAGTAGAGCGTTGCCTTTATCCAAGACACGAGCAACGTCATCTACACAAGGAGTTACCTCATGATGTTGGCTGATCCAAGTAAAAAATACCGTCGCATGTACCAGCGTGTAGACTTGCCTGACCGTCAATGGCCTGACAACGAAATCAATAAAGCGCCTATCTGGATGAGCACGGATCTTCGTGATGGTAACCAGGCGATTTTCGAACCGATGAACATTGAACAGAAGTTCAAAATGTTCCAGATGCTGGTGAAAATCGGTTTCAAACATATTGAAATTGGCTTCCCTTCAGCGTCTCAGGTGGACTTTGATTTCACACGTAAACTGATTGAAGAAGGTCATATTCCTGAAGATGTTTATATCGAAGTTTTAGTACAGGCACGTGATCATTTGATTGCACGTACGTTTGAATCTTTACAAGGTGCAAAGCGTGCCATCGTGCATATTTACAACTCAAACTCTCCAACTTTCCGTCAGAAAGTGTTGAATGTTGATGTTGCAGG encodes the following:
- a CDS encoding alpha-hydroxy acid oxidase, with protein sequence MSNAILAPLTQIPPYLQTLNDYEKQAVKHLPEASWHYLNGGAMDEQSIQDNLNQFSQIRLVPRLLNDLSGGSTEIEILGQKFPHPVFLAPIGHQQLFHPDGEAASALAAEVMGSNYVLSTFTNTDLHQLKKENPNKWFQLYWQGNREKSLALLKLAEQHDFKAIVITVDAPHKGIRDRERQAFFELPEGMQHPHTPAHIPLPEITEHQHPVFDGLMQIAPKWADIEYIISQTRLPVILKGILHPLDAKKAVELGVKSLIISNHGGRVLDTSISPLTALQNIKAVVPEDFPLLLDGGIRRGTDVFKALAMGASAVLIGRPAMYGLAVAGALGVAHVLKILKEEFEITMALMGTATVAEINSEYISHK